A genomic segment from Spinacia oleracea cultivar Varoflay chromosome 3, BTI_SOV_V1, whole genome shotgun sequence encodes:
- the LOC110782225 gene encoding uncharacterized protein yields MHKKRNNAETSNQQGYDKKPRYVGNSNGYGNGNGYGNESGNGNGGGYRSNDRYNNNNRNHQGQGNQNQQGSLPCKRCHKSHRGRTCQGDPITCYECKEPGHKARECPKRQGNNRQGQNGNNSNNGGNYGRNSNNNVNGNTNNGNGGATNTNQNNGNGRTSNGRIYVMNQNEASINANVVTGTFLVNSKPAHLLFDSGASHSFASTSFVSKNALKPSSSCQANIVIPSGEVVLCKSLYQNIPINVAGTELPADLIQFNLTDFDVILGMDWLSKYKARIECHTQEVSLRGPKGNRISYHGVVSKPELSIVSAMTFHSYIRKGYPIYLCHVQDVNVEEKAIEQIPVVREFQDVFPEEIPGMPPVRELDFKIDLVPGTGAISKAPYRMAPAEMKELKVQLEELLEKGYIRPSVSPWGAPVLFVRKKDGSMRLCIDYRELNNVTVKNRYPLPRIEDLFDQLKGVGIFSKIDLRSGYHQLRIAAEDIPKTAFRTRYGHYEFTLSDYSFLLQQHHEA; encoded by the exons ATGCACAAGAAGAGAAATAATGCTGAAACCTCCAACCAGCAAGGGTATGACAAGAAACCTCGCTATGTAGGAAATAGTAATGGCTATGGCAATGGAAATGGCTATGGAAATGAAAGTGGAAATGGTAATGGCGGTGGCTACAGGTCTAATGATCGTTACAACAACAATAACCGCAACCACCAAGGCCAAGGAAATCAGAATCAACAAGGATCCCTTCCTTGCAAGAGATGTCACAAGAGCCATCGAGGTCGTACTTGCCAAGGTGACCCAATCACTTGTTACGAATGCAAGGAACCTGGACATAAGGCACGTGAATGTCCCAAGAGGCAGGGGAATAACCGTCAAGGTCAAAATGGCAACAATAGTAACAATGGAGGCAACTATGGAAGGAACTCGAACAACAATGTCAATGGGAATACCAACAATGGTAATGGTGGAGCGACAAACACTAACCAGAACAATGGCAATGGGAGGACCAGCAATGGAAGGATATATGTCATGAACCAAAATGAGGCTAGCATCAATGCCAATGTTGTGACGGGTACTTTTCTTGTTAACTCTAAGCCTGCTCACTTACTTTTTGATTCAGGGGCGTCTCATTCTTTCGCATCCACTTCTTTTGTGAgtaaaaatgcattgaaacCTTCATCCTCGTGCCAAGCCAATATAGTAATACCATCTGGGGAAGTTGTGCTTTGTAAATCCCTATACCAAAACATTCCCATTAATGTAGCTGGAACTGAGTTACCTGCAGACCTTATCCAGTTTAACCTTACTGATTTTGATGTAATcctggggatggattggcttAGTAAGTACAAGGCTAGAATTGAGTGTCACACCCAGGAAGTGTCTCTTAGGGGGCCAAAGGGGAATAGAATTTCTTACCATGGAGTTGTGTCTAAGCCTGAACTCAGTATTGTGTCAGCCATGACTTTTCATTCTTATATTAGGAAAGGTTACCCCATATACTTGTGCCATGTGCAAGATGTGAATGTAGAAGAGAAAGCCATAGAACAGATTCCAGTAGTAAGAGAATTTCAGGATGTATTCCCAGAAGAAATCCCAGGGATGCCACCAGTTAGGGAGTtagatttcaaaatagatttagtgcctgggaCAGGAGCTATTTCCAAGGCACCATATAGGATGGCACCCGCAGAGATGAAGGAGTTGAAAGTGCAGTTAGAGGAGTTGCTTGAGAAAGGGTACATTAGACCGAGTGTCTCACCTTGGGGAGCACCTGTTCTGTTCGTGAGAAAGAAGGATGGGAGCATGAGATTGTGCATTGACTATCGAGAGTTAAACAATGTCACAGTAAAGAATAGGTATCCGTTACCTAGGATTGAGGATTTATTTGATCAACTTAAGGGTGTTGGGATCTTTTCGAAAATTGATTTGAGGTCGGGATACCACCAGTTGAGGATTGCAGCAGAAGATATACCTAAGACAGCCTTTCGCACAAGATATggccattatgagttcact TTGTCTGATTATAGTTTCTTATTACAACAACATCATGAAGCTTAA
- the LOC110782311 gene encoding NADH dehydrogenase [ubiquinone] iron-sulfur protein 5-B — MASGWGISGNKGRCYDFWIDFSECMSRCREPKDCSLLREDYLECLHHSKEFQRRNRVYKEEQRQIRAAARKAKGEDDNEIHH, encoded by the exons atggcgTCAGGATGGGGAATATCAGGGAACAAGGGAAGATGCTACGATTTCTGGATTGACTTCAGCGAGTGTATGTCTCGTTGTCGTGAACCCAAGGACTGCTCCCTCCTTCGCGAAGATTACCTCGAGTGCCTTCATCACTCCAAAGAG TTTCAAAGAAGGAACAGGGTGTACAAGGAAGAGCAGCGTCAGATAAGAGCAGCAGCGAGGAAGGCCAAGGGTGAAGACGACAATGAAATTCATCACTGA
- the LOC110782226 gene encoding uncharacterized protein, with translation MADDLSIQCDQLFIEGEDDDIVDLVDVGDNTVDDEIELSLVGRIQSSRAYNFGAMKNTMNQMRSLSKRAIFREIENDLFIIQLFHWKDKEKVLNGRPWCFDHNLIVLQEIPKGVQPTKVVLDMSPFWIRIYDLPLDCQSSRSVRSLAGKVGEVLEVEESQ, from the coding sequence ATGGCGGACGATCTATCTATCCAGTGCGATCAACTGTTTATTGAGGGTGAAGATGATGATATTGTAGACCTTGTGGATGTTGGAGATAATACGGTGGACGATGAAATTGAGCTCTCTCTTGTGGGGAGGATCCAATCTTCGAGAGCGTATAATTTTGGGGCCATGAAGAATACGATGAATCAAATGCGGTCGTTGTCCAAAAGAGCAATCTTTCGAGAAATAGAGAACGACCTTTTCATCATCCAGCTCTTTCATTGGAAGGACAAAGAGAAGGTATTAAACGGTAGGCCGTGGTGTTTTGACCATAATCTGATAGTGCTGCAAGAAATTCCGAAGGGGGTGCAACCGACGAAGGTTGTCCTAGACATGAGCCCTTTCTGGATTCGGATTTATGACCTACCGCTAGATTGCCAGTCAAGTCGGAGTGTTCGTAGCCTGGCTGGGAAAGTAGGAGAAGTGTTGGAGGTTGAGGAAAGTCAATGA